One Psychrobacillus glaciei genomic region harbors:
- a CDS encoding metallophosphoesterase family protein, translating into MSRIAIISDIHGNLTALEAVLKDIEQRGVDRIFCLGDLVGKGPRGSECIELVRKHCDKVIHGNWDVFIRDETDNEILNWAQSQLTDEDFNYLASLPFHIEFELNGKLIRCFHASPRSVFERIAPDYHPIEKCLSLFENTEETESHLSKRTPDIVFYGDIHITLLRSYEIGILCNVGSVGLDLIDATYVIVDGSYGTNSINFVRVPYDRETELRAARELGMVGYEQYYKEIMYDQFMEMKK; encoded by the coding sequence CTGTCAAGAATAGCAATTATTTCAGATATACATGGGAATTTAACTGCATTAGAAGCGGTGCTAAAGGATATTGAACAACGCGGTGTGGACCGGATATTTTGTTTGGGAGATTTGGTTGGGAAGGGTCCGCGTGGTTCAGAATGTATTGAACTTGTTAGAAAGCATTGTGATAAAGTCATTCATGGGAATTGGGATGTGTTTATCCGGGATGAGACAGATAATGAAATTCTTAATTGGGCACAATCTCAGCTAACAGATGAGGACTTTAACTACTTGGCTTCCTTACCTTTTCATATTGAATTTGAGTTAAACGGGAAGCTAATTCGTTGTTTTCATGCATCACCGAGGAGTGTTTTTGAGCGAATTGCACCTGATTATCATCCAATAGAAAAGTGTTTGTCACTTTTTGAGAATACGGAAGAAACCGAATCTCATCTCTCGAAACGTACTCCAGATATTGTGTTTTATGGAGACATTCACATCACATTATTAAGAAGTTATGAAATCGGTATACTTTGCAATGTAGGAAGTGTGGGTTTAGATTTAATTGATGCTACGTATGTTATTGTGGATGGTTCGTATGGAACTAATTCGATCAACTTTGTACGTGTTCCTTATGATAGAGAAACAGAGCTTAGGGCTGCAAGGGAACTAGGAATGGTAGGTTATGAGCAATATTATAAAGAGATTATGTACGATCAATTTATGGAAATGAAAAAGTAA
- a CDS encoding class I SAM-dependent methyltransferase encodes MGNTDKFEMIANIYDTPERIQIAKVSSDAIGEYVVDAKSKSAIDFGCGTGLVGMNLLNEFNSMLFLDSSPNMINQIKQKISDFNIRHADTLCFDFEMEGLEDLRADYIIMAQVLLHIQDYEFVLSRLFDVLNEGGHLLIVDFDKNEKVVSDFVHNGFHQYELSDSVAKIGYKNIQSKTFYTGSKIFMGQDASMFILNAQK; translated from the coding sequence ATGGGAAATACGGATAAGTTTGAAATGATAGCGAACATATATGACACACCTGAAAGAATTCAAATCGCCAAGGTATCATCAGATGCCATTGGTGAATATGTAGTTGATGCTAAAAGTAAGAGTGCTATCGACTTTGGGTGCGGAACCGGTCTTGTCGGCATGAACTTGTTAAACGAGTTTAATTCCATGCTTTTTCTGGATTCATCACCAAATATGATTAATCAAATCAAGCAAAAAATTTCTGATTTCAATATTCGGCATGCAGATACATTATGCTTTGATTTTGAAATGGAGGGATTAGAGGATTTACGTGCCGACTATATTATTATGGCTCAGGTTCTACTTCATATTCAGGATTATGAATTCGTTTTATCAAGGTTATTTGATGTTCTTAATGAAGGAGGACACTTGTTAATTGTAGATTTTGATAAAAATGAAAAAGTAGTTTCAGATTTCGTTCATAACGGATTTCATCAATATGAGCTATCCGATAGTGTGGCGAAAATTGGGTATAAAAATATTCAATCCAAAACTTTTTATACTGGAAGTAAAATATTCATGGGTCAAGATGCATCGATGTTTATTCTTAATGCCCAAAAGTAA
- a CDS encoding ankyrin repeat domain-containing protein: protein MKHFIGIVVSVLLILTGCNEEGEKHMKQQSGDLIQAVENNDLEEVHGIIQDTSYPINETNDKEETPLLIATHENYIEVAKRLIEAGADINQQDSIQDSAYLYAGAQGKTEILKYMIEHAEPNQNIVNRYGGNALIPAAEKGHLNNVKLLLVDGNVNIDHQNNFGYTALIEAVALRDGSEVYQQIVQELLAYNANKELRDESGMTALDYAKEKGYTKMIKMLEE from the coding sequence ATGAAACATTTTATAGGTATTGTAGTAAGCGTATTATTAATACTAACAGGATGCAATGAGGAAGGGGAAAAGCATATGAAGCAACAGTCAGGCGATCTTATTCAAGCAGTTGAAAACAACGATTTAGAAGAAGTACATGGAATTATACAGGATACGTCATATCCAATTAATGAAACGAATGATAAAGAGGAAACGCCTCTATTAATCGCTACTCATGAAAATTATATTGAGGTGGCGAAACGATTAATTGAAGCAGGAGCAGACATTAATCAACAAGATAGTATTCAGGATAGCGCCTATCTGTATGCAGGTGCGCAAGGAAAAACAGAGATTTTAAAGTATATGATCGAGCATGCAGAGCCAAATCAAAATATTGTTAATCGCTATGGTGGCAATGCTTTAATACCAGCTGCTGAAAAAGGACATTTAAACAATGTGAAGTTACTTTTAGTAGATGGTAATGTAAATATTGATCACCAAAATAATTTTGGCTATACGGCATTAATTGAAGCAGTGGCATTACGAGACGGTTCAGAGGTGTATCAGCAAATTGTACAGGAATTATTAGCATATAATGCGAATAAAGAACTTCGTGACGAATCGGGTATGACAGCACTTGATTATGCTAAGGAGAAGGGCTATACAAAAATGATTAAAATGTTAGAAGAATAG
- a CDS encoding sensor histidine kinase, protein MTIKNRFLTSYIGGIVIASVSILTILCIAFYVTTGSVPTPKTLYQSFTKQSSLSPEEELAYVELRNIAKTNPDKFLVEDMHKNLQQIEQKSLGVVIRQSDEILYYSKELVEKSLIVHFPTFDTNNIETKGTIDNAGRLYRYIKFDFYYSDKSKGSVLVLKKENSFLDFLTKWGIIIIILILIVSIVAMLFLNQFLRKTIIKPLENLGQVMSEMRDGDLMIEASTIPNNTAREVHELTANFQSMRAALLVSIQEQQNLENNRKELIASISHDLKTPITSIIGYVEGLQEGVAETPEKQEKYLRTIHSKSLALNKLIEELFLYSKLDAEAVPFYFERLQLAKFLAHMVEEFQLYNREVQFVLNVAEDVYVHIDRMQMNRAITNLIENSMKFKKKIEPLCMIVEVVVVDHTVEIVVKDNGQGISELQLPYIFDHFYRGEEARTSTAGGSGLGLAIVKQIVEKHNGHVKIQSKLHYGTTVKIILEKA, encoded by the coding sequence ATGACAATCAAAAATCGATTTTTAACTTCCTATATTGGTGGTATCGTCATTGCAAGTGTTTCCATTCTCACAATTTTGTGCATTGCTTTTTATGTGACGACAGGGTCTGTTCCGACACCTAAAACATTGTATCAATCTTTTACAAAGCAAAGTTCCTTGAGTCCAGAAGAGGAGCTTGCTTACGTAGAGTTACGTAATATTGCGAAGACAAATCCTGATAAGTTTCTAGTAGAGGATATGCATAAGAATTTGCAACAAATAGAGCAGAAGTCACTTGGAGTTGTTATTCGCCAAAGTGATGAGATTTTGTATTATTCGAAGGAATTAGTGGAAAAGTCGCTTATCGTACATTTTCCAACTTTTGATACGAATAATATTGAAACGAAAGGTACGATCGATAATGCGGGTAGACTGTATCGTTATATTAAGTTTGATTTTTATTATAGCGATAAGTCGAAGGGAAGTGTCCTCGTGCTGAAAAAGGAAAACAGTTTTTTAGATTTTCTTACAAAATGGGGAATAATAATTATTATCCTTATCCTTATTGTATCCATCGTAGCAATGCTTTTTTTAAATCAATTTTTGCGTAAGACGATTATTAAGCCTTTAGAAAATTTAGGGCAGGTCATGTCTGAAATGCGAGATGGAGATTTAATGATCGAGGCATCTACCATACCTAATAATACAGCAAGGGAAGTCCATGAGCTGACAGCTAATTTTCAGAGTATGCGAGCAGCACTTTTAGTTTCTATTCAGGAGCAACAAAATCTTGAAAATAATCGTAAGGAACTAATAGCCAGTATTTCTCATGATTTAAAAACACCGATTACATCTATTATTGGCTATGTTGAAGGATTACAGGAGGGAGTTGCCGAAACACCCGAAAAGCAGGAAAAGTATCTGAGGACTATTCATTCTAAATCACTCGCATTGAATAAATTAATTGAAGAACTCTTCCTCTATTCTAAGCTTGATGCAGAGGCTGTTCCATTCTATTTTGAACGTTTACAGCTTGCAAAGTTCCTCGCACATATGGTGGAGGAATTTCAGTTATACAACCGAGAAGTTCAGTTCGTATTGAATGTAGCTGAGGATGTGTACGTTCATATTGATCGTATGCAGATGAATCGAGCAATAACTAATTTAATAGAAAATAGTATGAAGTTTAAAAAGAAAATTGAACCATTGTGTATGATAGTAGAAGTAGTAGTCGTTGATCATACAGTTGAAATTGTTGTGAAGGATAACGGACAAGGAATTTCAGAGCTACAACTCCCATACATATTCGACCATTTTTATCGTGGTGAAGAAGCGCGTACATCGACGGCAGGTGGTAGCGGCTTAGGGCTTGCAATAGTGAAGCAAATCGTCGAAAAGCATAATGGTCACGTAAAAATTCAAAGTAAGTTACATTATGGTACGACGGTGAAAATAATATTGGAAAAGGCTTAA
- a CDS encoding DUF4822 domain-containing protein, with amino-acid sequence MFSSITLLAACGETTKNEANNATGQSQQVEAEKVEQQFTKGQEMANVLSSTNWQGTRVYDKDKNDLTKENAGFIGLAKYDSVTGRYEFFDAKTGKTRGDEGTFFITNDGKKRILISDTMKYQAVVEMAELEDVIFTYKRMGKDANGKDVEVFVEHIPYDTNDLAFTNPDKKLTASTGDIHTDVDGDKILGKTLWQGTKAFDEEGNDVTKYNDNFLSIAKFEEGTNQYEFFNIETGESRGDYGYFDVTHDNKIRAHVSIGNNKYGAALELTELNDEKFTYKRVGKNADGKDIVIFVEHEPYKGDVKPLFSF; translated from the coding sequence ATTTTCAGTTCAATCACATTATTAGCAGCATGCGGTGAAACAACAAAAAATGAGGCGAACAATGCAACCGGGCAAAGTCAACAGGTGGAAGCTGAAAAAGTGGAGCAGCAGTTTACAAAAGGCCAAGAAATGGCGAATGTATTAAGCAGTACAAATTGGCAAGGTACTCGTGTTTACGACAAAGATAAAAATGATTTAACTAAGGAAAATGCAGGCTTTATCGGTTTAGCAAAATATGATTCAGTGACAGGTCGGTATGAATTTTTTGACGCGAAAACAGGTAAGACACGTGGCGATGAGGGTACATTTTTTATAACCAATGATGGAAAGAAGCGCATTTTAATTTCAGATACGATGAAATATCAAGCCGTTGTCGAGATGGCGGAATTAGAAGATGTGATTTTTACTTATAAACGTATGGGGAAAGATGCGAATGGTAAAGATGTCGAAGTATTTGTTGAGCATATACCATATGATACAAATGATTTAGCCTTCACAAATCCAGATAAAAAGTTAACTGCTTCGACAGGAGATATTCATACTGATGTAGACGGGGATAAAATTCTTGGTAAAACGTTATGGCAAGGTACGAAGGCATTTGATGAAGAAGGCAATGATGTCACAAAGTATAACGATAATTTTTTGAGCATTGCAAAGTTTGAAGAAGGCACGAATCAATATGAATTTTTTAATATAGAAACTGGTGAGAGTCGTGGAGATTACGGTTACTTTGATGTGACTCACGACAATAAAATCCGCGCACATGTATCAATCGGTAATAATAAATACGGTGCAGCGTTGGAGCTTACAGAATTAAATGATGAAAAGTTCACTTATAAACGTGTCGGGAAGAATGCGGATGGCAAAGATATCGTAATCTTTGTTGAGCATGAGCCATATAAGGGAGATGTTAAGCCATTATTTAGCTTTTGA
- a CDS encoding ArsR/SmtB family transcription factor has protein sequence MGLSHDSNKCKKLLEDNIDIDFFRAVFDPVRSELLIFISINGEMTIGGIAENFPQNRSVISRHLDFMSRFGIVQRRKEGREVYYKANNNFIVDKFEQTANNMKALMNLK, from the coding sequence ATGGGATTAAGTCATGATTCAAATAAATGTAAAAAATTATTAGAAGACAATATTGATATTGATTTTTTCCGGGCAGTATTTGATCCAGTGCGGAGTGAATTGTTGATTTTTATTTCTATAAATGGTGAAATGACAATCGGTGGTATTGCAGAAAATTTTCCGCAGAATCGTTCAGTTATTTCTCGTCATCTTGATTTCATGAGTCGTTTTGGTATAGTTCAAAGGAGAAAAGAAGGGCGAGAAGTTTATTACAAAGCTAATAATAATTTCATTGTTGATAAATTTGAACAAACAGCTAACAATATGAAAGCACTCATGAATTTGAAATAA
- a CDS encoding MFS transporter, with protein MDQTKRKWWVLAIVSLAVFMAMLDITIVNVALPDIQNDFSSDFSNLQWVLNAYTLVYAATLLPVSKLGDIIGRKKVFLLGLGVFVIGSLASGLANSDTWLNIFRGFQGIGGAAMMALSLTIVTTSFPEKQRGLALGIWSSAVGLAISGGPLIGGALVDSLGWRFIFLVNIPVGIVAILLGMFVIKESETNKNGKIDILGLIFSTAMIFTMIFALIQKQMNVDYAWTDWHILSLFGLSFVLLLAFIITERKVKQPMIELSIFRNWSFNGANIAAFVLGAGLYGGFTYLIILMQNYMGYSAFETGVKMLLITGFTIVLGPIAGIISGKVGNRWLISGALFISAIGILVLRYMIEAPFEWGYLMPGFILLGISNALVNPPISNAAMSSVDKEHVGMASGIINVFRQVGISFGVVMLGIKLTEGYNESLNTSIKNLTNIPTEFGNQMLDVFHKAGAFAGSQIFDSKQAETFKAMPAFNEMKKLVFNAFNSGMQDVTLMIGIFLLIGTFASAILIKNKKNTQNGN; from the coding sequence TTGGATCAAACAAAAAGAAAATGGTGGGTTTTAGCCATAGTTAGTTTAGCAGTATTTATGGCAATGTTAGATATTACGATTGTTAATGTTGCACTACCAGATATACAAAATGATTTTTCGTCAGACTTTTCAAATCTGCAATGGGTGTTAAATGCCTATACTTTAGTTTATGCTGCTACGTTGTTACCAGTTTCAAAATTAGGAGACATTATTGGACGTAAAAAAGTCTTTTTATTAGGATTGGGTGTCTTTGTGATTGGCTCTTTAGCTAGCGGATTAGCAAACAGTGACACTTGGTTAAATATTTTCCGAGGATTTCAAGGAATCGGTGGAGCAGCTATGATGGCTTTATCGCTGACGATCGTTACCACTTCATTCCCTGAAAAACAAAGAGGGCTTGCTTTAGGTATTTGGAGTAGTGCTGTTGGGCTTGCTATTTCCGGTGGTCCTTTGATTGGTGGGGCACTAGTTGACAGTTTAGGTTGGCGATTTATTTTTCTTGTTAACATTCCTGTTGGGATTGTAGCAATCTTATTGGGAATGTTTGTTATTAAAGAAAGTGAAACAAACAAAAATGGAAAAATAGATATTTTAGGACTGATTTTCAGCACTGCCATGATTTTTACGATGATTTTCGCCTTAATTCAAAAGCAAATGAATGTAGATTACGCATGGACTGACTGGCATATTTTAAGTCTATTTGGATTATCATTCGTATTACTTTTAGCTTTTATCATTACCGAAAGAAAAGTAAAACAACCAATGATTGAATTATCCATTTTTAGAAATTGGTCATTTAATGGAGCTAATATCGCAGCTTTTGTATTAGGTGCAGGACTATACGGCGGTTTTACTTACTTAATTATTCTTATGCAAAATTACATGGGTTATTCAGCTTTTGAAACAGGTGTAAAAATGTTACTCATTACTGGTTTTACGATAGTTCTTGGACCAATTGCAGGAATTATCTCAGGAAAGGTTGGTAATCGTTGGTTAATTAGTGGAGCACTATTTATCAGTGCTATCGGAATACTCGTTCTTCGTTATATGATCGAAGCTCCGTTTGAATGGGGCTATCTAATGCCCGGTTTTATTCTTTTAGGTATTAGCAATGCACTAGTCAATCCTCCTATTTCAAATGCTGCTATGAGTTCAGTTGATAAAGAGCACGTGGGTATGGCTTCTGGTATTATAAATGTCTTTAGACAAGTAGGGATTTCTTTTGGCGTTGTGATGCTAGGAATTAAATTAACGGAAGGATATAACGAATCTCTGAACACTAGTATCAAGAATTTAACTAATATTCCTACCGAGTTTGGAAATCAAATGCTAGATGTTTTTCATAAAGCTGGAGCTTTTGCAGGTTCACAAATTTTTGATAGCAAGCAAGCTGAAACATTTAAAGCTATGCCAGCTTTTAATGAAATGAAGAAGCTCGTTTTTAATGCTTTTAATTCAGGTATGCAAGATGTAACACTAATGATTGGTATCTTCTTATTAATTGGTACATTCGCAAGTGCAATTTTGATTAAAAACAAAAAGAATACACAGAACGGGAATTAA
- a CDS encoding LTA synthase family protein has product MKNLLSKKDNRLNNFFGIYVLAVLMLWIKTYITQTSQFKLGVEGPLQQFLLILNPLGSALLFLGISFLFRGKKKYTSLVIVYTLMSILLYANVVYYRFFTDFITLPTLFQTQNFGDLGGSVLTLIKPYDILFFVDVFVMFYLRFSRKVQKETTRFGYKKGIAIIAFALVISIINLGLAEISRPQLLTRGFDRNYIVKYLGMYNYSIYDSVETMKASSLRALADSSDITEVNNYIQSNYANPNPNYFGKAKGMNVIYLHLESFQNFLINYKLNGEEVTPFLNSLTKDRNTMYFDNFFHQTGQGKTSDAEFMLENSIFGLPQGSAFITKAQNTFQAAPSILKDYGYSSAVFHGNNGSFWNRNEIYKSFGFDHFYDASYYDTSSSTDMAEYGLLDKPFYEQSESLLSALPQPFYAKFITVGNHFPYDMNQDLVTIDKGNTGDASVDDYFQTARYTDEAIKQAFDQLKKLGLYDNSMIVLYGDHYGISDNHNKAMGKVMGKEITPYDSANLQRVPLFIHVPGMEGGTNHTYGGQTDLLPTLLHLLGIDTEQFVQFGSDLLSEEHNEVVPFRNGDFVSPTIDSIKEKFYDNKTGLPLDDSQLKLADTIKEEVDRKLELSDKVVNGDLLRFNTPKGYTPVDPSQFNYNKDANEKSN; this is encoded by the coding sequence ATGAAAAATCTATTAAGTAAAAAAGATAATCGTTTAAACAACTTTTTTGGGATATATGTATTAGCTGTTTTGATGTTATGGATTAAAACATATATCACGCAAACATCACAATTTAAACTAGGTGTAGAAGGACCTCTTCAACAATTTCTTTTAATATTAAATCCACTAGGTTCAGCATTACTATTTCTAGGGATTTCATTTTTATTTAGAGGCAAGAAAAAATACACATCACTAGTTATAGTTTACACGCTTATGTCTATTCTTTTATATGCCAATGTTGTTTATTACCGATTTTTTACAGACTTCATTACATTACCTACACTTTTCCAAACGCAGAACTTTGGGGATTTAGGTGGAAGTGTTCTTACTTTAATAAAACCTTATGATATCTTGTTCTTTGTGGATGTATTTGTCATGTTTTATCTACGATTCTCAAGAAAAGTACAAAAAGAAACAACTCGTTTTGGGTATAAAAAAGGAATAGCAATTATTGCTTTTGCATTAGTAATATCAATTATAAATTTAGGACTAGCTGAAATTAGTCGTCCGCAACTATTAACTCGGGGTTTTGATAGAAACTATATTGTGAAATATCTAGGAATGTATAACTATTCTATTTATGACTCAGTAGAAACGATGAAAGCATCATCACTTAGAGCTTTGGCGGATAGTAGTGATATTACAGAAGTGAATAACTATATACAATCCAACTATGCCAACCCTAATCCAAACTATTTTGGTAAAGCAAAAGGAATGAACGTCATCTATTTACATTTAGAATCATTCCAAAACTTTCTTATCAACTACAAATTAAATGGTGAAGAAGTTACACCATTTTTAAATTCATTAACAAAAGATAGGAATACAATGTATTTCGATAATTTCTTCCATCAAACTGGTCAGGGTAAAACATCTGATGCAGAATTTATGTTGGAAAATTCAATATTTGGGTTACCACAAGGGTCTGCTTTTATTACAAAAGCACAAAATACGTTCCAAGCAGCTCCTAGTATTTTAAAAGATTATGGTTATTCATCAGCTGTATTCCACGGTAATAACGGTAGCTTCTGGAATCGAAATGAAATTTATAAATCATTTGGATTCGATCATTTCTATGATGCTAGTTATTATGACACAAGTTCTTCAACAGACATGGCTGAATATGGTTTGTTAGATAAACCATTCTATGAACAATCTGAAAGTCTTTTAAGTGCGTTACCACAACCTTTTTATGCGAAATTTATTACGGTAGGAAACCACTTTCCATATGATATGAATCAAGACCTAGTAACAATTGATAAAGGCAATACTGGAGATGCAAGTGTTGATGATTATTTCCAAACTGCGCGTTATACAGATGAAGCAATCAAACAGGCCTTCGATCAATTAAAAAAATTAGGCTTATATGATAATTCGATGATTGTTCTTTATGGTGACCATTATGGAATATCGGATAATCATAATAAAGCGATGGGAAAAGTCATGGGAAAAGAAATTACACCATATGATAGTGCTAATTTACAACGCGTACCATTATTCATACATGTTCCAGGGATGGAAGGTGGAACTAACCACACTTATGGTGGCCAAACAGACCTTCTTCCAACGCTATTACATTTATTAGGAATTGATACGGAACAGTTTGTTCAATTTGGATCAGATTTATTATCAGAGGAGCATAATGAAGTTGTTCCATTTAGAAATGGTGATTTTGTCAGTCCTACGATTGATTCAATTAAAGAAAAATTTTATGATAATAAAACAGGTTTACCACTAGATGATAGTCAATTAAAGTTAGCAGATACTATCAAAGAAGAAGTGGATCGTAAATTGGAGCTTTCTGATAAAGTCGTGAATGGTGACTTATTAAGATTCAATACGCCAAAAGGATATACTCCAGTTGATCCTTCTCAGTTCAATTACAACAAAGATGCGAATGAAAAATCTAACTAA
- a CDS encoding DUF3267 domain-containing protein, with protein sequence MIAWFRHLPQISMDVEEWKPFIQHAWFRKHFMKFVYLLMAAFFLAPIWFWVSLAQLTNFPLLLIILLVFVIHEALHMLVIHKKGDMSLTFRGIYFWIHTNAILSKKRYLVFMSLPFIGLSIFPAITSSFVSGDLKALLLFISWFNLIISASDIVNSILILIKSNQSVFCRGYYR encoded by the coding sequence ATGATCGCGTGGTTTCGACATTTGCCCCAGATAAGTATGGATGTAGAAGAATGGAAACCTTTCATTCAACATGCATGGTTTCGAAAGCATTTCATGAAGTTTGTTTACTTATTAATGGCTGCTTTTTTTCTAGCACCTATTTGGTTCTGGGTAAGCCTCGCTCAATTGACAAACTTCCCCCTTCTGCTAATCATTCTTCTAGTATTTGTCATACATGAAGCGCTTCATATGCTTGTCATACACAAGAAAGGCGACATGAGCTTAACGTTCAGAGGAATCTATTTTTGGATCCATACAAATGCAATTCTTTCTAAAAAGAGATATTTGGTCTTCATGAGCTTACCATTTATCGGATTATCGATATTCCCGGCAATTACTTCGTCCTTTGTATCGGGGGATCTGAAAGCACTCCTGTTATTTATCAGTTGGTTCAATTTGATCATCTCTGCATCCGATATTGTTAATTCAATTTTGATCTTAATAAAATCAAATCAATCTGTATTTTGTAGAGGGTACTATCGGTGA
- a CDS encoding helix-turn-helix domain-containing protein, with amino-acid sequence MTHYLQKYARFNSIEEMDDAAAKHCAFHRYELNNSDQLVLDVIRRYSVKYGAAHLKHATIETAIGKSNATVRRAIRKLEQLCIIQRLHYVRPVMSGLGANIYIILPFDDQGKMNSREDADKPHDDEENEPISQNEPLFLKSSIKDLTNTSPMDSKKLSTSLFSRMKELLSNTIGETKTARNFFGIHLSLSSEMLRFDIYKDDGKVFDDLAYRALKIAVMATKRKNIRNLPGYYKGVLRKLIDETYFKDMFLYFDAPPGNFYFPENYEPS; translated from the coding sequence ATGACTCACTACTTACAAAAATACGCTCGTTTCAATTCAATAGAAGAGATGGATGATGCTGCTGCAAAACATTGCGCATTCCATCGATACGAGCTAAACAATTCAGACCAACTTGTGCTCGATGTAATCCGAAGATATTCGGTGAAATATGGGGCTGCCCATTTAAAACATGCAACGATTGAAACAGCAATCGGCAAGTCGAATGCGACTGTTCGTCGGGCAATTCGGAAGCTCGAACAGCTTTGCATTATTCAGCGCCTTCACTACGTACGTCCTGTCATGAGCGGGCTTGGTGCTAACATTTATATTATTTTACCATTCGATGACCAGGGGAAAATGAACAGTCGAGAGGATGCGGACAAACCGCATGACGACGAGGAAAATGAGCCGATTTCTCAGAATGAACCGTTATTCTTAAAATCTTCTATTAAAGATCTTACTAACACGTCTCCTATGGATTCGAAAAAGTTATCCACAAGTCTATTTAGCAGAATGAAAGAATTACTTTCAAATACAATTGGTGAAACAAAAACAGCACGCAATTTTTTCGGCATCCACCTGTCTTTATCAAGTGAAATGTTGCGTTTTGATATTTATAAAGATGATGGTAAAGTTTTTGATGACCTGGCATATCGTGCGCTGAAAATTGCGGTGATGGCAACAAAGCGAAAAAATATTCGCAACTTGCCTGGTTATTACAAAGGTGTGCTTCGAAAATTGATTGATGAGACGTATTTTAAGGATATGTTTTTGTATTTTGACGCCCCACCAGGAAATTTTTATTTTCCGGAGAATTATGAGCCATCATAA